The following is a genomic window from Parabacteroides johnsonii DSM 18315.
CGGCAGGAGGGCACGCCCCACGATGTCCCAGGTCTTGTCACCCGTATAATAATGGTATTCGCCCCGTACTTCCACCTCGTACCGTTCGCTCACCTGTCCGTCCCTCATTTCCGGGATCGGGAAAGCGTTCGGACCGAAATAGCGTGGAGAATAGATGAGCAGTTCAGTCTTGTCACGCCAGCTATCGGCATGGCTATAAGTGGCTGAAAAAACAAATACGAATGTTATCAATAGTATTCGGGATAAATATTTCATCATGGATGTATTTTTTCTTAAGGCCACAAAAGTACATATTTCATATTGATTTAGTACATTTGCCTTAAACAAATCTTTAAACCATAAAATACCATGAGACATTTACATTTTGGAAAGCTGCTTTTTGTTGTCTTTTCTCTCTTGTTAGCCTGTACGGTTTCGGCGCGTAAGCCGATTAAAACATTACTGATCACAGGACAAAACAATCATAACTGGCAGGTGAGCCATGTTGTGTTGAAACAAATCCTGGAAAATTCCGGCCGTTTTGATGTGGACTTTGCCGTCTCTCCCGAACAGGGTAAGGACATGTCCGGCTTTGTGCTCGACTTCAGCCCTTACCAGTTGGTAGTGCTGGATTATAACGGAGATTCGTGGCCGGAAGAGACGAACCGCCGTTTCCTGGAATATGTGCAGAACGGCGGTGGTGTTGTCATCTATCATGCGGCCGACAATGCTTTCTCCAAATGGCCGGAGTTTAATAAAATCTGTGCCTTGGGAGGTTGGGAAGGACGTAACGAGAATTCCGGCCCTTATGTGTACTGGCAGGACGGCAAGCTGGTCAAGGACAGTTCGGCGGGTGTCGGCGGTTCGCATGGACGCCAGCACGAATATGTATTGAACGGACGTGACAAAGTGCATCCTATCGTGAAAGGCCTGCCCTTGAAATGGCGTCATGCCAAAGATGAACTTTACGACCGTATGCGGGGACCGGGCAATATCCGGGATATTTTGTACACGGCCTATTCGGATAAGGAAACAAACGGTTCCGGTCGTGAAGAACCGCTAATCTTTACTGTCGATTACGGGAATGCCCGCATCTTCCATACGATGCTCGGACATGCCGGTGCTACTCCGGAAGATAATATAGCAATGCAGTGTACGGGCTTCCAGGTGCTTTTGCTTCGCGGAGCCGAATGGGCGGCAACCGGAAAAGTGACTCAGAAAGTTCCGAAAGACTTCCCGACGGAGACTTCTTGCTCTTATCGGAAGGATTATAAGGAATAAAACAATTGTCGTTTCGTAGGGGCAGGGCTCTGCTCTGCCTATTGGTCTCCAATAAGATGATATTTGGAGGGTGTGTCAAAATCCCCTTGTCCCCGCACTTGATGCGGGGCCGCAAAAAAAAGACCTTATCAATCAGATCTTTATAAGGTCGGGTTTAATGCGTTCCCGCGTCAAGCGCGGGAACGGGATAGTTTTGATACACCTCCTACAGGGATATTTTTATCTCTTTCTCTTCTCTTTTATAACGGATATTCCTCGAACGCATACAACACCGTAGACAAATACCTCTCTCCCGTATCCGGCAATAGTGCCACAATCGTTTTTCCTTCGTTCTCCGGGAGCCGGGCCAGTTGCAGGGCGGCATATACGGCTGCACCGGAAGAAATGCCGACCAACAAGCCTTCCTTTTGTGCCAGTTCGCGTGATGTGCGGATGGCGTCGT
Proteins encoded in this region:
- a CDS encoding ThuA domain-containing protein encodes the protein MRHLHFGKLLFVVFSLLLACTVSARKPIKTLLITGQNNHNWQVSHVVLKQILENSGRFDVDFAVSPEQGKDMSGFVLDFSPYQLVVLDYNGDSWPEETNRRFLEYVQNGGGVVIYHAADNAFSKWPEFNKICALGGWEGRNENSGPYVYWQDGKLVKDSSAGVGGSHGRQHEYVLNGRDKVHPIVKGLPLKWRHAKDELYDRMRGPGNIRDILYTAYSDKETNGSGREEPLIFTVDYGNARIFHTMLGHAGATPEDNIAMQCTGFQVLLLRGAEWAATGKVTQKVPKDFPTETSCSYRKDYKE